From Scomber scombrus chromosome 21, fScoSco1.1, whole genome shotgun sequence, one genomic window encodes:
- the LOC134003424 gene encoding microfibril-associated glycoprotein 4-like, protein MKLVSVFLLLAPALTCCLQHVLPLDCNDIHNHDKSRPSGVYTIYPIGATSAVQVYCDMDSDEGGWTVFQRRMDGSVNFYRPWDQYKNGFGSAAVEYWLGLENLYHLTLSRNIELMVDMEDFSGNKVFARFSSFSIDPESQGYKLHVSGFTDGGAGDSMKHHNGQKFSTFDKDQDSSSSNCAKLYLGAFWYNECHRANPNGVYRWGADATVSAVGVSWSLWKGRNYSLKTISMKIRPVQ, encoded by the exons ATGAAG ctggtttcagtcttcctcctcctggctCCAGCGTTGACCTGCTGCTTACAGCACGTCCTCCCGCTGGACTGCAATGACATCCATAACCATGATAAAAGCCGACCCAGTGGAGTGTACACCATCTATCCCATCGGAGCCACGTCTGCTGTCCAG gtgtactGCGACATGGACTCAGATGAAGGAGGATGGACG GTGTTCCAGAGGAGGATGGACGGATCAGTGAACTTCTACAGGCCCTGGGATCAATACAAGAACGGCTTTGGTAGCGCTGCTGTAGAGTACTGGCTGG gcctGGAAAATCTCTATCATCTGACTCTGAGTAGAAACATCGAGCTGATGGTTGACATGGAGGACTTCAGTGGGAACAAAGTGTTTGCTCGTTTCTCTTCGTTCTCCATCGACCCAGAGTCCCAAGGATACAAACTGCATGTGTCTGGATtcactgatggaggagcag GAGACTCCATGAAACATCACAATGGACAGAAGTTCTCCACCTTCGACAAAGACCAGGACTCCAGCAGCAGTAACTGTGCCAAACTGTACCTGGGGGCGTTCTGGTACAACGAATGTCATCGAGCAAACCCCAATGGGGTTTATCGCTGGGGGGCTGATGCCACTGTCTCTGCTGTAGGAGTGTCATGGTCCCTGTGGAAGGGCAGGAACTACTCCCTGAAGACCATCAGCATGAAGATTCGTCCTGTGCAGTAA